The proteins below come from a single Burkholderia sp. FERM BP-3421 genomic window:
- a CDS encoding response regulator: MIRTILAIDDSATMRALLQATLTEAGYDVTVASDGEVGLEIASVAAFDLVVTDHHMPRKNGLEVIAALREKEHYASIPILVLTTEDGDAFKAAARESGATGWIQKPLDPETLLDLVAALAPSHP, translated from the coding sequence ATGATCCGAACCATCCTCGCCATCGACGATTCCGCCACCATGCGCGCGCTGCTGCAGGCGACGCTGACCGAAGCCGGCTACGACGTGACGGTCGCGTCGGACGGCGAAGTCGGCCTCGAAATCGCGTCGGTCGCGGCTTTCGACCTGGTGGTCACCGATCACCACATGCCGAGGAAGAACGGCCTGGAAGTGATCGCCGCGCTGCGCGAGAAGGAACACTACGCTTCGATCCCGATCCTGGTGCTGACGACCGAAGACGGCGATGCATTCAAGGCCGCCGCGCGCGAGTCGGGAGCGACCGGCTGGATCCAGAAGCCGCTCGACCCGGAGACGCTGCTCGACCTCGTCGCGGCGCTCGCGCCGAGCCATCCGTGA